The Corylus avellana chromosome ca11, CavTom2PMs-1.0 genome contains the following window.
TTATTGTATTGATATCCTAACCACAtacatattcatatatatatatatatatatataacgtttTGTTTATAATTTCAATTTTGTGTGTTCTagaataaactatatatatatatatatatatatatatatatgtttcttgtACGATTTATGTGTCGCCCATTTTGACTGTAATTTTATAAGGAGACCATGAAAGCGAATCCAACAAAGATTCATGGATGTATTAATTCAAAGGTTGTCCATCGTCAAAACTGAACCTTTTTTCAATATTTCTCACCAAACCACAGAATAGATaggtttctttctttatctcccattatttttgtctctttaaCACTTGAAAAAGCCTCAGCTGGGACCCCCAATTCTGGCCGTCAATTGAGAAGGGGCTACATGAAATTCTCTTGCCTTGTTTGAAAACCCAAATGAATTTTATTGGAGCTATTTCTTATTTACATTACATTGAAATGTAGAggataatttcaattaaaaaaaaaaaaagaaaaaaaaaaagaaaagaaaaatgtaaaattagtcaatgtgatttacttgatttgcaattaactcattatgatatcaaaataaactcataGGCCCCTGaagtataccaaaaaaaataatttagtccttacagtcaaattttgttcattgacttaacagatcctgatagcgtgaaacgtcaaagctaataaaattgtgatacatGTCCTATTTAAatcagtgtcacactaacaaaatatgttaaattagtcgacaaaatttgactgtatggactaaattatttttttggcatacctcaaggacctttgagttcattttgatattacatagagctaattgtaaatcaggtaaattacaatgactaattttacattttttcttaaaataaaaaaaaaaaaaaaaaaaacctacgtGTCTTTTGTTGTCCCATGCAATAGCCTTTTGTTTGCGTCATGTATCACTAAGCCTATGGGTTAGCTAGCTAGACCGTGATGTTGTCATATGGACAATGGGCCACGCTAGTTTAGCTTTTTCACTAAAACGAAAACGATGGAGATTTTCGAGACGGCGTTTTTGACTTTCAATCTCTGAGAAATTGTTGTGGCCGAGTTACTTTGCTCAAGAGTCAAGGCAATGGTTTTggtcattctttctttctttcttttttctttattaatctTCCTATCTGTTAGACAGGGTATACCgttaatgtatttatttatttatttatgacaCCCGATGttttaagtgaatttttatATTAGTctttcgaagaaaaaaaaaaaaaaatccaaaaagaaagCCATTTATTTTGGTCGCATGATGTGAcaaatagcattactttttatttatttgaatcaaattcttagagcattttcaatggaggagccaaatttttatgcaaaatggcttctcaaaacttatttttatctagtttagttaatgaatttttaaatgcatctacatccgattagctagatttttatctatatcatttaaatattattaaaattgagaaaagttttggaaaaaagagaacatgtaagagaaaaaatggaaaaagttttGGGGAAAAGataacatgcagagaaaaagtaggaaaagatttggaaaaaaaaaaaaacagatgagagaaacaataaaaaaaataaaatgactcccTTAAAaaatgctgctacatttaacttttttttagctcttccaatcaaatatatatctattttacattttttttttggctaatccaatgtaaagggttttttaaacatttgaagagtcattaTAAATACAAGTAATATTTGACTTTTTCATTGAGAATGCTTTTATGGGGTgaaagggaaagagaaaagagaaaggaagggaAAAAAAGGACTAGCAATATGATTAGGTCAAAATGTTCTATTTTAATTGGGTAATACAagatatcatatttttatatcatatttttatatcatattatctTATGATGTTGATGTGGCGTTCTAATTAACTTtttgatcaatatatatatatatatataaaaaaaaaaaattaataattagttCACAGTGCCACATCAACattaattgtaagataaaaaagcaataaagcaataaaatgaaatttgttGACCCAGTACTTCAAATGttggaattttcttttcttgatgaATGAAAActgaatatattatatatatatatatatggaaacatTATTCACATGAAGTAATTCGAAAGTTGAATAGTTGAAATAGGAAACGGTCTCTATGGTTGCAACTGGGTTTGTAAGTGGGAAAAGGGATCGGACAAGTCAAAGTTGTTAGTTTAGGATGCAGTCAATCATCGTGACCATTTCTTTTTGCAACCATCAAGATTCAAGATGAACATTtatggagaaagctgcattttAAGAGTATAATTGCAATTTTGGTGATATTTCATTACTGTAGCCATCtagcattaatttctttcaatcacAACCATACCATTACATGGATATGCTACACAACTTAATTGGGATGTGATTGAATTGTAGCTAATTCATGCAACTAAAAAGAGGAGGGAGGCATGATGGGATCCACTTTTGGAAAGAAATATTTAGATATTTCCAGACGTAAGACCAACCTATTTAGGCAAGTCAACTTTATTAGAGCCCTTTCTCATTATCTACCCAGATCAAACTGCAATTCAGTTGGTTAGAGTTTGACATTTTTTGACACAATTCAAGAATCCGACacaaactcaacacaaaattagcaaatTGTGATTTAGTAgtttgatccatttaattaaataagtcaagtTATGGTTTAACTTACATAGTCTTATAGCCATGCCTCAACCCGACTTGAGCTCAACACACGacataataaattcaaaattgaattGTATAATCCATTAGCGATGCTATTTAGACTGTCGGACCAAAGCTTGTACTAGGACGTTTCTCGGATCCTTCCAACACGTCTTATATTTTCCAGATTATTCCCATATATAGAAATGTTTTAAGGGGACAAAAAAGTAGaatgaaattaaagaagaaagtTGTCATGATTTAGGCTCCTAAAAGGAAGAGTCCCAATACAATGAACCAAAGAGTCTATGTGTGCAAATTCTCGGTTTCTTTCATCCCCCCCTTTTTGGTCCCCCGTACTATGACATTTCCTTGTGTTCATATCTCAATAAGCTAGTGGATCCCACCGCTAGAAATTGTTATTTGATCCTTCAAGGAATTTCCCCTTTCTCCCTACTTTTCTCACCCGTGACTCTCAAGAATCTCTACCAAACGTGGTATTGAACCCATGCAACATTGGGCAggtgaagaaaaaaagatgaatcaagaagaagaagaagaacccaATGCATCATAAAATTCAACTTCCTCATGCAAACCTGTATCATTGCTAGAAATAGAATCCAGAGCAACTGAACTCATCTTacttcatttttcttatttttctttttggttttttggatGGGACTTCAAGAGAGAGAGTTCAAAGATGTCAAATTGGAACATGTTCATAGGAATTAGGAAGGAATAAGATAGTCTTACGGCTCTTTCAGTTTGGACTAGTAAGCACCAACAGCCTCTCAAGAAACAATCCAATGATAAATGTAAGAACACCAACCTAGACACAAATTGTACCTATGGATATGATTAACAATTGGACAAATTGCTCTCCTTCCAACTTGCTCCTTCTGAACCAACAAAAATTCCATTCGATACATGTTGCTTAGTATATTAAACCTATAAACAAATCTATTTTACAGGACTGTCGTTGAGAACCTCAACATTTGACCATAAGAAACAGTTGCATGTGATTCTGATTCAAAGACCTCTCCCAATATTAAAACCAAGCTGTGCCCACAAAAAAAGAACGTACCACCAATCAACCCGGAGAAGGCAATTGTATATCACAGGGAATGATCAACCCTGTCGGCAGATAAAAAGAGGAAAGACCTCCAACCGCGCTTCAAGCTCACATGTACACTTAGGCTTCAACAGCAGTGACTGTTTCTTCATCAGTAGAATCGGGTTCTTCTTTAAGATCTCCATTCATTGCCCCTGTTTCAGGTTCCTTTTGTGTCTCAGCATAAAGCAGCTTCTCCCTGAGCTTTACTGTAATTTCATCTCTTACACTTTCATTTTCAGCCAGAAACTTCTTAAACGCATCCTTGCCATGGAAATTCTGGTCATTATAATTGTAAAATGAGCCagactttgagaaaaatttgtattttactCCCAAGTCTATGAGCTCTGCTTCCCGACATATGCCCTTGCCAAACTCGAGCTCAAATTGGACAGTTTTAAATGGAGGGGCAAGCTTGTTTTTCACAATCTTCACAATAACTTGGCTTCCTATAGTCTGCAAAGCAAAACAACTTCATCAGGATGCACGGATCAAGAAAATGTACCAAAATGAAACCCATTTAATCAAGGACTGTTAAATTAGAGTCTTCAGCCTTCCCCATGTTTTGTAGATGTGGGGATTGGAAAGAAAGATCAAGATCTACTAAAACACGGTTCGCTCAATATGATAGTAAGAGGAATATCACATGAGATATCATACTGCACGCAAGTTACACAGCATAGCATCAAATCCTTTTGATTGTTTCTCGCTGTAATAGAAGTTTTTACATCCCCAATCACCAATAAAGGACAAATTTGTTCAAGTAGCTGAGAGTACAAGAGTTGAGAAGACAGAAAATTCCAAATCCATCAACATTTTAAGGACTCACCACAAACATGACTAATGACTGGTGACAAAACTCAAGTATACATGATTCAAGCCTAAGGTTCAAAGGCCATTAATTGTGGAAAGAGAATTTCAACATGAAAAATGACTGCATATATAAGTTAAGTCCATTTGGCCCGCCCTACGATTTTGCCGGTCAAAAGTATGTTTTTGAACAAAATCACGGAAAGCATCTTGTTTGGGAGTGCGTCTGAAaaaaatggtagttttaaaacatgaaaaaaaaaaaagaaaaaggttcaaATCGCAATTAAGGGGGTGGGTTTTTAAAAACGcacgattttaaaggccaaactgTGATCTTACCTATCGCTtgactgcatttttaaaaatagtgttTCATTAATAACGttttgaaatcactatttttGAAAACGCATGCTTTAAAACTGCTAAACCAAATGGACCCTAAGAAATTAGAATAGCCCATTTCAAGCCCATCAAATGAGTTCAACTACACATGCAGATAGAGTATACATGACAGATATCACAACAGCCCCTACAAATACAATGTTCAAATTCAAGAGTGAAACAAATGGATGAAATGTCATACCTCTTCACCCTTCTTGACAAGCCCTATTCTCCTAATATTTAGGCGCACTGAAGCATAGAATTTCAAGGCATTACCACCACAGGTAACTTCAGTGGGCCCACCAAATCCTCCAAAAGTAGAAAGCTTCGCTCTTACCTGGAGATACATAAATCAAATTAGGGAGGTCTCACCATAAAACAGACATGATTATCTGCCATTGAGAAATCAGGACAATCAAACTGCTTTTATGAGGACACATCatacatacttttttttttctttttttaagaagtaATCTTAGTCAAACCCTAAACACAATACAATTTACATCAAAGGCATCAGACATGTAAATTCCAAACCAGCCCCTATAATtaacaaagaataaaattacATTAAGTTGGGAATGCCCGGttgaacaacaaaaaatagtacaaaaaaatattggtcCAGGCTGACCAGGTCCAAGGTTAACCCAAGCTCATTCCATTTACTGCACCTCAGAAGATGCTCAGCCCAAGAGCAATTATACACATGCCTCTCATCTCAAGCTCAGCCATCAAAATAATACAACAACAGGCTGTGCCTGTGATAGTATAACCAAAAGTGATACCTGATTTATAAATATCAATATAGTCTGTGATAGTGATAAAGAGTGGCTCAACTTCCGAAGTGCCTGGCTCATCAATCTAGCCTGCATTGCCATGTGAGCATCACCCATCTCGCCATCGAGCTCACCTTTAGGCACAAGGGCTGCTACCTGCCACCAGAAATAGAGCTATTAATGTCGGAGCAGAACATTAAACAGCAGCTAACAACttgaaaatgaacaaaaaaaaagtaacccATCATGTGTGCTTATGCCACATATGTTGCTACAAAATGCAAGTAGCAAGAAGATCTTTCAAAAAAAGCCTAATTAGATGATAAGGGAATCACAGAATACGTAGTTAGAGAGAGGAGAAGAATATGACATCCTAAAAAGATTTTGCAAGAAAGTAATAAGCACATTTGTGCAGCTACCAACAATGAATTTGAATACTGCCAACAAAGATCTTGAATACCAAGCAAAATAAGCTCGAGCCAATTGAGCACCAAACTTACACtgtcaacaacaacaacatcgACTGAACCACTTCGGATTAAAGTGTCCACAAGACTGAGAGCTTGTTCACCACAATCTGGTTGCGAGAGAAGTAACTTGTCAGTTTTCACCCCAATAGTTTGGGCCAGTGCTGGATCCAGAGCATGCTCAGCATCAACGAACACACAGTAACCTGCATAGAAATGGCATGAAACAAACTCAATTTCCCTTAAAGAAGCTATAGAAAAATTCTTTGAAAAGGaaacaataattaaaagttCACCAACAGTATTACTATTATATCTGTGCATGGTTGATATGGATTCTTCATTATTAATGTATGAGAATGCAAACCCAGAATATCTTATAATGCATAATATCTTCCTAAAAAccattgtgttttttgtttgagtaTCCACTTTATAGATCAAAATGATGATATAATAGGACAACCTATGCTTGCTATTAAAATATAACAATCTAATCAATGAAACGAGcccatttttttaacaaaacaattaGCAAAAAGCTAAAATTGGGATCGGTGGTGGAGGCCAGGATAGACAGCATCAAATGGAATGCACCACCCAACTAACAGTTAAACCAATATATGGAGAAACTATCTGCACAGAATCAGgagatttaaaaagaaaatgtcctTCAAACAGACTTTATCATGTTCtgtaaaaacaaacataaaagcACACTCGCACCCACTAACCCAAACTCACAAATATAAAATACGTTGCTTAAACTATTGTAGTGACGTATAGTAACAGATGTCCTTTTACCCAGTTATTATTAGTGATGAAGCTAGAAAAAGTAACTACAAAAACATATAAGAATGACCTCCTTCCTTTTGTGCTTCAGCAATTACATGTAGAGCAAGAGTAGTTTTCCCAGAAGCCTCCGGCCCATATATCTCCACAACACGTCCCTACAGAGATCCGATAAAGGCATATTATGTGCAGCCGAAACATATCAcacaggtgaaataaacagtctGTTCTCTGTCTATTTCCATCCTTATGCTCACACGAAATACATATCCACTCATAGATATATGCattatatacataaaaatatCTGTGTAtgtaaaacaaatattatacatatataagtgAAATATGTAACATAATATTTAACTTAGAGTAAAGAGGTTTCTAACTTAGGTGACTGAAAGGAAAATATAACAGTGgcagaaaatgaaagaataagATCAATAATTAGCGTACAGTCACTAAAAGGAAAAGGGCTGAAAACAacataagaaacaaaaccaGCAAACCacccaaaaccttttttttttaaattcccaGCAACCTAAATAATTTGCATTAGACAAGGAAAATTGAATTACACTGAAGAAGGTCAAGTTCCACGAATTTTCATGGAACAGAGCTGATACCTTTGGAAGTCCACCAGTCCCCAGTGCTGCATCCAGAGCAAAAGAACCTGTGGATACCACTGGGACATGCCTTGAAGGGGATGACAGACCAAGCCACATAATAGATTCCTTTCCAAATGAGGATGTAATCTGATCCAGGGCTTGTTGTAGGGCCAAATCTTTCTTCGAAATGTTATCTTCACTGGACTCGCTTCCATCTGACTTAGACTTCTTTCTACCTTCAGGAAGATAGAAACTGAGATTGTTAACGATCCACTTATCAAGACATGCAACAAAGTTGAAAATGCTAATTCTATATTACATTCACTCAGATTTTACAACAGCAGACAGAATCAAATCTATCTTACATGTTGCATCTAACCATACTACCAAGATAAATTACACTGCACATTATTCATTATCATACAGCATGGTAATTGAAAACCAGAAATTTAATTACATGTTGATTGACTCATGCCTCTTATAACATGCCAAAACATGGAAATAGAGTTACACAACAGTATTGACAACAAAATCATAAACTTCAGAACTCCCAAACTACGCTTTTGTCAAGCAAAGTACTTTCAGCACCTTTACTAGCGAAGTCGCGAAACTGAAAAGATGTCCCCAATATCCCTGTCCTAAAGCCCTGCACAGATTTGACAAATAAATAATCAGCTAAAATGAGTTAATTACAAATGCACGAAAAACATAAACTATAGAAGAAGCATATAAGACcctgaaaaaatatttatacaaaaCATACATTTTCTTGAGATAAACAAACACAGAAAAAAGACATGCCCATATTTCTACTTTCCCATTTGATTGCCCGGAAAATGAAAGCCCAGAAAGGgtttaaaaaacaagaaactgTTGCAAGCActtctgtttttgtttcttggaaACAAGCTAACTCAACTCCATTGAGCCAGCCAGTTGCAATATGCTCCGTTGAATGGAGATAATCGTGTTTTTGGGTCCAAAAACTTAGTTTACAAACTTCCATTTCTGAAACAGTCCTAAACTTTCTTGGTGACCAAACAGGGTGTAAAAGCAACAGGGTCccaaaacaaacattaaaaaagaaaagctctAACAAATGGATGGAGAGAGTAACCTCTGGAACGAACAGAGAGCGTTTTAGAAAGGAAGCGCTCCGAAGAAGCCTCGCCATAGACGGGTACCCTCCACCCCCAAAAGACAGCTTCTTCGGAATCgaaataaaaaagagataaaCCGAACAGAAACTTAACTGTCACAAATATGCCTCTCCATGCACGTGCAAGtatgagaaacaaaaagaagagaagagaagagaaagagaagacagAGAGTCTCTGGTTTTTAGGGTTGTTGGTTTGGTTTCCCGTTTCCCTCCCTTTTGTGAGTCACTGAGTGTGAGTTTATTGCAGAGTGAATAAATTGGGCTGTTTGGGCCGTATGTGCTGTATTGGAACTGTGGGCCTCATTTTTAAGCCTGGAATATTCAAGGGCCCACCATTCTTGGGCTGATAGGTGTAATAAAGAAAATGGTAAAAACCCATTGAGATAAACACGTAAGTTTCaataatgctacatactacacgtaaatttcacaaatatctttagaaaaaattgatgggatgatgagtaatgctacatattacacttaaatttcacaaatatctttaaaaaaattgatgtggccaGGTCTAGTAACCATTGAATATTTCTTTTAACAATGGTTGATCAGATATTTATTAGACTCTATCACGTCAGCTTTGCGAGATATTTATAGGATGTTTGTGTGATATGTAGCATTAGTTGTCAGACTTCTAATGTTTAAAGAGATATGTTATATActacactttttctttttttttgaacatatcTACACAAGGGTAAGAGGaagggagatttgaactagtgacctctgctttatgaggcgtgtttcacagccaattgaactactcCTTATGAACATATACCACACTTTTAGCTCACTTTGTtgatcaattattagattttttttttttttaacaatgactaattgATAGTGTCACATCAATAAAGTAAGATAAAAGTGTAGTATATAAccttactcattttttaataatttggagTTTTTAACGTGGCATGACTCATTCAtacatgtcactatattattgGATGTGACATGAAGCAACGTTAGTATCTAACAGCCCCATATGATGTCTTTTTTATCAAAGGTTGAATTGATCATCAGTAAAAGGCCCTACAATCCTAAACTTTTTCTACTTGAAAAAGTGTAAATGCAGCTTTACATGGAGTATGAGCGCAGAGCGCTTGAGTAAATGATGTGCTCCCTAAACAAATAGCTTTATCTTTATTGGTAGAACTTTTTTGGACCGTGGTTTCTTAAAATTGGGAATTTCACCCAATTCCTCCTATCCTTTGTAATTTGGAAAGGGGATGTAAGGAACCTAATAAAACAAGGCCCTTCCCTGCTCGAGCCTCTctctcacacttttttttttttttctaatttaaaattttccaaTTCATTTTATGAACTAAGAATATAAAATTCCCCAACTTGATCTGTCATCCATTACCACGTAAGGCTGTCATCCAGCAGCCCATCATCTCATCTTGAAGAACCAGCTTTCTAGTTTGTGATTTGCCCGCCAGCAAAGCAGCGACTAAAAATAGACCAACCGAACCTCTCCACCCCACAAagctctatctctctctctctctctctctctctctctctgtctctctctgtgtaACAGGTTACTGACCGTTACCGGCACCAAATAATCGGTAATGGTAACGGTCAAAATAAACTTAGTTAAGATGAAGTCGGTGAAATTACCGACTACCGTCACCGATTCCCCCGATACCCACTCCTAATTAGGACGCAACTTTAGTTTAATAAACTGCCACATGAACCCTCATTTTCATGaataggaaaaaacaaaaaacaaaaacctcatTTTCATGAAAGAAAAACGTACAAATATTATCATTTTCACACTTTTAAGTGCAGtccttgacgtgtcaaaatcaaattttaataataatttttatactaGAAGCATGCACCTAAAAGTGTAAAGAAGTTGTGTATCATTTATCTTTCATATAATATGAACTGTCACGAGTTGTAAGACGGTTGTACGAGCAGCATCTCAACAACTCATGGAATTAGTAGAAAAAACAATGCCGACAAAAATAGCAAGACCAAGACTGATGTCTTTCCAAGTCAAAATAGTAAGCATCGCATCAGGAGATTTTGACATGCACAGAATATTACTAGGAGACTAAAACAGAATTAACACCATATAGAATTTCAACATCAACGACTTGCTAGACTAGTCTAACCACCCACAACAGTCGATCACACAATTAGTCGCAAAATGTTGAAAAGATAATGCTAGCTCAGTAACAGGTCAAACCATTCAAGAGAACATGAGAGCAAACGGAACACAAGGGCTACAAAGACATATctatgtttttgtttgtttggataATACAAAAACATAGATATATACTAGAAGAGTTTCTGGAATCATTCACATTCAGATGACCATTACATGCATCAACAAATCATAGCACATCTCTCATTAATATAAAAACCAGTCTCTTCAAACCAACATgaacaaaaaggagaaaaaaggcTAAAAATCATTCATCATATGacataagggaaaaaaaaatataggagtAAAAGGAACCATCCAAAATCGCCAGAAAACCCCTTTTTGATCAACATTGCAGTGACCCCATCACAACTCTCATGCATTTAACATTTGCTACAACAAACTCTTCTAGTCTACTGTTGCTTGCATTCTGGAGGGCGCTCGCCCTGCTGACCATCTGCCGCTTGTGTTCTTCCACTCTTCTACAGATTATAACACCATAAGTGATTAGGAAATTCTGGTTAAATTAAATgcaataaacaaagaaaagaaaaataagagcaaTTGGGAATAGTTTTATATTCTTCTGAAACGGGCACCCAGGGGAAAAGAGGGGGGGGATGGGAAAACAGGTATCACACCTTGTGTCCAGCTGATGACTGCAGAAACATTCCAAACCAATTTAACAAATAATCATTAGTACCagtttttaaagcaaaaattagaaataaattcTCGCAAATCCAAATTGCTTAAACACTTGCCTTCTTTTTGGTCTTGctttcatcttcatcttcatcgtcgtcatcatcatcttcttcatcttcctcatcctcttcatcatcatcatcctcttcaacatcatcatcttcatcatcatcctctATGTCTCCAAACTCATCTTCCTGAATAGCCTCCCCCGTAAACCATGACACAGCATGGGGGATGATCTTGTCTCGAATAGTTGACCTATAGTATGAAATACAAGAATACTTCATATGGTGACTTTAAGATTTCAGTTCACCACTATAGCCACAGAGCTTGAACAGCATTTCCATTTAAAACGAAAAAAGACATACTC
Protein-coding sequences here:
- the LOC132165391 gene encoding DNA repair protein recA homolog 3, mitochondrial; its protein translation is MARLLRSASFLKRSLFVPEGFRTGILGTSFQFRDFASKGRKKSKSDGSESSEDNISKKDLALQQALDQITSSFGKESIMWLGLSSPSRHVPVVSTGSFALDAALGTGGLPKGRVVEIYGPEASGKTTLALHVIAEAQKEGGYCVFVDAEHALDPALAQTIGVKTDKLLLSQPDCGEQALSLVDTLIRSGSVDVVVVDSVAALVPKGELDGEMGDAHMAMQARLMSQALRKLSHSLSLSQTILIFINQVRAKLSTFGGFGGPTEVTCGGNALKFYASVRLNIRRIGLVKKGEETIGSQVIVKIVKNKLAPPFKTVQFELEFGKGICREAELIDLGVKYKFFSKSGSFYNYNDQNFHGKDAFKKFLAENESVRDEITVKLREKLLYAETQKEPETGAMNGDLKEEPDSTDEETVTAVEA